A genome region from Planctomycetota bacterium includes the following:
- the thiS gene encoding sulfur carrier protein ThiS, whose translation MDEQPQISESGTMRVTVNGEPKQLPADATVASLLARLKLTPNQVAVEVNKRLRRAADYDRPLADGDTIELVTFVGGG comes from the coding sequence GTGGACGAGCAGCCGCAAATCTCTGAGTCGGGCACGATGCGCGTGACCGTCAACGGCGAGCCCAAGCAGCTTCCGGCCGACGCGACGGTGGCGTCGCTTTTGGCTCGGTTGAAGCTCACGCCCAACCAGGTCGCCGTTGAGGTGAACAAGCGCCTCCGCCGCGCCGCCGACTACGACCGGCCGCTGGCCGACGGCGACACGATCGAGCTCGTGACCTTCGTCGGCGGTGGCTAA
- a CDS encoding rod shape-determining protein, with translation MIFERLLGIVSVDLGIDLGTANTLVCTSQSGIVLNEPSVVAVNTRTGKVMNDGMAVGQVAKEMLGRTPGGIAAVRPLKDGVISDFEVTEAMLRYFIRKATGKKWVSPRVVIAIPGGITQVEKRAVKLAAERAGGRRIYLVAEPFAAAIGAGLPVSDPTASMIIDIGGGTTDVAIISLADVSVSQSVRVAGDDFDEAIVEHMKKNYNMAIGPTTAEQIKVEIGSAGPEDGFDESQPMQVRGRDLIGGLPRKVDITPEEIREALSEPVSRIVEAVTRTLEQCPPELAADLVQNGITLAGGSALLRGLPRVISTATGLDAKLADDPLTCVARGTSVFIDNLETFKETMESDEDDY, from the coding sequence GTGATCTTCGAACGCCTGCTCGGCATCGTCAGCGTCGACCTGGGCATCGACCTCGGCACGGCCAACACGCTCGTCTGCACCAGCCAGAGCGGCATCGTCCTCAACGAGCCCTCCGTCGTCGCCGTCAACACCCGCACCGGCAAGGTCATGAACGACGGCATGGCCGTCGGTCAGGTCGCCAAGGAAATGCTCGGCCGAACGCCCGGCGGCATCGCGGCCGTCCGTCCGCTCAAGGACGGCGTCATCAGCGACTTCGAAGTCACCGAGGCCATGCTGCGGTACTTCATCCGCAAGGCCACCGGCAAAAAGTGGGTCTCGCCACGCGTCGTCATCGCGATTCCCGGCGGCATCACGCAGGTGGAAAAGCGGGCCGTCAAACTTGCGGCCGAGCGTGCGGGTGGACGCCGGATCTACCTCGTCGCAGAGCCGTTTGCCGCGGCCATCGGTGCGGGTCTGCCGGTGAGCGATCCGACGGCCTCGATGATCATCGACATCGGCGGCGGTACGACGGACGTGGCGATCATCAGTCTGGCCGACGTGAGCGTGAGTCAGTCGGTCCGCGTGGCGGGTGACGACTTCGACGAGGCGATCGTCGAGCACATGAAGAAGAACTACAACATGGCCATCGGCCCGACGACGGCCGAGCAGATCAAGGTCGAGATCGGCTCGGCCGGTCCCGAAGACGGCTTCGACGAGAGCCAGCCCATGCAGGTCCGCGGCCGCGACCTGATCGGCGGATTGCCGCGGAAGGTCGACATCACGCCCGAAGAAATCCGCGAGGCCCTGAGCGAGCCCGTCAGCCGGATCGTCGAAGCGGTGACCCGCACGCTCGAACAGTGCCCGCCCGAACTCGCGGCCGACCTGGTCCAGAACGGCATCACCCTCGCCGGCGGCAGCGCGCTCTTGCGTGGCTTGCCCCGCGTCATCTCCACCGCGACGGGCCTCGACGCGAAACTCGCCGACGACCCGCTCACCTGCGTCGCCCGCGGCACCAGCGTCTTCATCGACAACCTTGAGACGTTCAAGGAAACGATGGAGAGCGACGAGGACGATTACTGA
- a CDS encoding rod shape-determining protein MreC — MRRNRTGRLFGGLIAGAIASALFAPVLPWLTTGIGVLLTPVSHPSGLAGSTVSGWFEDDADETDPRDDEALARENLLLRQQNERLHGELAILKRLNADRAHLGQSLRTLTTPAAITARREGEGDRMTVASVDALPAGSPVLAVDEGIVGIVGTVASSMSRVAEVRLTIDPEHRPFGAQFVIFDEAANLIVLPTEPFVLSGTAGGELVVARHRTVDLEEAGVEPGVWALLRDDDWPEPLAGVRVGKVMAIESLSTESGFSRVILQPAADVDRLREVQVYTGS; from the coding sequence GTGCGTCGCAATCGAACCGGACGACTCTTCGGAGGACTGATCGCAGGCGCGATCGCGTCGGCGCTGTTCGCGCCGGTGTTGCCCTGGTTGACGACGGGCATCGGAGTCCTGCTGACGCCCGTCTCGCACCCGTCGGGACTCGCGGGATCGACCGTCTCGGGCTGGTTCGAGGACGACGCTGACGAGACCGACCCGCGCGACGACGAGGCGCTTGCACGCGAAAACCTCCTGCTCCGCCAACAGAACGAGCGCCTCCACGGGGAGCTCGCGATCCTCAAGCGACTCAACGCCGACCGTGCCCACCTCGGACAGTCACTGCGGACCCTGACCACGCCCGCCGCCATCACGGCCCGACGCGAGGGCGAGGGCGACCGCATGACGGTCGCTTCAGTCGACGCGCTGCCCGCGGGATCGCCCGTCCTTGCCGTCGACGAGGGCATCGTTGGGATCGTCGGGACCGTCGCATCGTCAATGAGCCGCGTGGCCGAGGTTCGGCTGACGATCGACCCGGAACACCGGCCGTTCGGGGCGCAGTTCGTCATCTTCGACGAGGCCGCCAACCTGATCGTCCTGCCGACCGAGCCCTTTGTCCTCAGCGGCACTGCCGGCGGCGAGCTCGTCGTCGCGCGGCACCGGACCGTCGACCTCGAAGAGGCCGGCGTCGAGCCGGGCGTCTGGGCACTCCTCCGCGACGACGACTGGCCCGAACCCCTCGCCGGCGTTCGCGTCGGCAAGGTCATGGCGATCGAGTCGCTCTCGACGGAGTCCGGCTTCAGTCGCGTCATCCTCCAACCCGCCGCCGACGTCGACCGGCTCCGCGAGGTGCAGGTCTACACGGGCAGTTAA